The following nucleotide sequence is from Pleurodeles waltl isolate 20211129_DDA chromosome 8, aPleWal1.hap1.20221129, whole genome shotgun sequence.
ATCATTTTCATGATGCCCGGCTTCATCTCTTTGGTCCTCAGTCCATAGACTAATGGATTTAGTGCAGGTGGTATAATGAAGTGCAGGACATTGAGCAAGATCGGGACATCAGGTACGATTACCTTCTCCATCTTATTTGTGAAAATTAAAACCAACAacaaagtgtaaaaaaatgaaatcaaaattaaatgtgaggagcatgtgcttAATGCCTTTCTGGCAGCCCCTTTCACTGGAATACATATCACCACCCGGAGGATAAGGCAGTAAGACAGGCAAATGAAGATGAAGTCACTTCCTAAAATGCCAAAGGCAATGACCAACTGGTAGACTGCATTAATTGTCCTATCACTGCAAGCAAGGGATGTCACCGCTACATTGGTACAGACACAATGTTCAATGACATTTACATTTCTGGAGCAGTACTGAAGTCGTGCCGTCAACATTGGATAAGGTAAGTAGACCAGGATGCCCCTGAGCAGAACAAAGAGAAAGGATTTTGCAATAAATCTGAAGCTAATTACAGAAGAATACCTCAAGGGGTTGCAAATGGCAACATACCAGTCAAAAGCCATGAAAAGGAATGTAGCACATTCCATTACAACTAATGAATTCATAGCAAACATCTGAAGGAGGCAGGTGGGCAGGTCAATCACCTTTAGGTTGAAGCCGAGGACACCCAAGATTTTGGGGATGGTGGCCATGCACAGAACAAGATCTAAAACAGCGAGGAAGCTGATCAAGTGGTACATGGGCTCAGGAAGGTTCTGCTCTCTGCGTATGACTTCCAGGATTATGAGATTGGAGGCAACTGCGATAACTAGAAGAAAAGTCAAAGTGATGGACAGCCAATGCTGCCAGCTCTGGATGCTTGGAAAGCACATCAGCACAAAGTAAGGGATTTGAAAGAATGAGGTGGTGTTGATGGAGGACATAGTAAAAGTACCAGCACATCAGGATCTGGTGAAAGAATCAAATAACAAACAATAATTAATAATTCATCTGGTCACTTAAAATCATGCCTTTTTATCTTAAATTAGTTTAGATTAATTCATGCTCTACAATAATTCTAGCCCTAAATTAGTGAAGTGTACAACAGGGTCATGTTGGTTTGAAATGGTCTGATGTAGACATTACCTGGGAGTGAAGGGTATTGGTTTTAGTTATAGGGAGTATGTTACTTGATCAAATAAACATTGATTATAGAACATCACTAGTGGTGCATTGGAACTGATTAAATCTACTTTATTTTCACTTTATAGCTATTTATTATTTCAGTTAATGacagcaatttaaaataaaaaagaaataaggcaaacaatgacaaaaaacattacagaaaaaaatataaataccaaAGTAAATAAATTACAAATGTTCTCAGTGAGCTCAATGGCTGCAGGTAATCAACTCATTTATGTACAAATTTAACACTCTAGCAAAAACTGGAAAGTCCATCAGTATTGGTGAGGGAAGTCCCAGGTTGATATTCTACTATAAAGTCCAGACAAAGTAGGGGAGATGGGTCTCCTCAgctgtttaggattctcaccctgcATTTGTATCAGCCATCCGAGGGTGGTCTGTAGCCTCTCTGAACCCATAAATGAGTCCCACATTGGTGTGGTCTCAGTTGTGTTAGTGCCTAGATCACCACAAATGCTTTCCTCTCAAGTAGACACCACCTTTGTTCAGTAGGTAGTACCCCTGCTAATAAAGGTTCATTGAGGTCTTTATCATTCAGCTGAGAAAGCACAGCCCCAATAACATGCTCTGAAACATATTTTGGTACAATAAATCCCTTACTGAAGTAAGGTGCCTTTAGCACTGGTTCTGAACACGTGGCTTCCTTTAGGGTGTCAGAGGCTCTTAGGTACACCTCTGTTCATACCACCTTCTAAGGCTGGTTCTCGGAAGTCAGTCTAATCAAGGGGGCAGCAATGGAACTGGTACCATACCCCTTCATAAGTCgcttgtagtacccagtgaggcataaGAAGGCTCCCGGCTGGGTCTGAGCCATTGGAGGCTCCCAaaccataatggtctggatctttggCAGGAAAGGTTGTACATGACCTACACCAACTTGATGGTCCAAGTACACCAATGAACCcagtcctatctggcacttactggctttgatTGAGGACCTGCCCTTTGAAGGGCCTGAAGCACTACCTTGAGGTGGTACAAGTAGTCATCTCAGCTAATGATGAAAActgctatgtcgtccaggtagactGCACTTAAATATTCCATCCCAGCTGGGACCAATCTCTGGAAGGTGACGGAGCATTCTTCAACctgaagggcattactgtgaatcaAAAGGACCCTTCTGGGGTGGAGAATGTTgacttctccttctcctccttagTTAGAATGTTCTGTCAATGCCCTGATgacaaatcaaaagtactgaggaacttggTGGCCCGTAAATAGTCAATGTGCACATCAACTCGTGGAATGGAGTGAGCACCAACATTTGAGACTGAACAGAGGCCTTTATAGACTACAAAGAACTGCAGTTATGGGGTGGTGCCTGGGGTTACTGTAGGGGCAGCCTTCATTAGGAAAATCACTGAgcttgtgttgggggtgtttgaAGGGCTCAATTACCAGCAACTACAGCATCATCGAAGACTCATCTTTGatactggccttcaccttatcagacagttgtttttgacaggcatgctgccctctgtgtcaatatcatgggcacCACAGTTGCTCAGCTCAAGGGAAAAGAGAAAACTTGCAACAGTCACACATCTGCTGTTCTGTCAGGACATCTCCCTCcaatgacccatcctgctccttggaggATAGTAAGAGTGGGAGGACGCAATGCTTCCGCTGTCTGTCACCATGAGCAATGTTAATTAAAACCTCTCAAAGTGAGATATCTAGTTATTGACTTGAATGACTCTTAAGGGGTCCCTGGGTCTTTGGAGGTCTATTAGTtaagtgatcttactctttttctcCTTTATGCCATATGGTCTTGTCCACTGGCCTGTAAGGCATGGGGTTCTATGGGCTCCA
It contains:
- the LOC138249359 gene encoding olfactory receptor 56A4-like; this translates as MSSINTTSFFQIPYFVLMCFPSIQSWQHWLSITLTFLLVIAVASNLIILEVIRREQNLPEPMYHLISFLAVLDLVLCMATIPKILGVLGFNLKVIDLPTCLLQMFAMNSLVVMECATFLFMAFDWYVAICNPLRYSSVISFRFIAKSFLFVLLRGILVYLPYPMLTARLQYCSRNVNVIEHCVCTNVAVTSLACSDRTINAVYQLVIAFGILGSDFIFICLSYCLILRVVICIPVKGAARKALSTCSSHLILISFFYTLLLVLIFTNKMEKVIVPDVPILLNVLHFIIPPALNPLVYGLRTKEMKPGIMKMISSWDKSPAVK